A region of the Cupriavidus taiwanensis genome:
AGCGCGGCGCCAGCCGCCGCCACGCCGGCAGCGCCTGCCGAGAATCCGCTGTAAACTCCCGGCTTTCCCGATTTCCGTCCCGTACCCGATGTCCAGCCACAGCCCGCTGCTGATCTGGTCGGTCGCCGCGCTGACCACCGCTGGCGTCCTGTTCCGCCCCTTCCGCCTGCCCGAAGCCTTCTGGGCTGCCGGCGGCGCCCTGCTGCTGTGCGCCACCGGCCTGATGGCGCTGCCCGAGGCCTTCGCCGCGGTGCTGCGCGGCTACGACGTGTACCTGTTCCTGGCCGGCATGATGCTGATCTCGGAACTGGCCCGCAAGACCGGGCTGTTCGACCACGTTGCCGCGCTCGCCGTGCGCCTGGCGCGCGGCTCGGCGCCGCGGCTGTTTTTGCTGGTGTACGGCTTCGGCACGCTGGTGACGGCGTTCATGTCCAATGACGCCACCGCCGTGGTGCTGACGCCCGCAGTGCTGGCCGCGACCCGTGCCGCACGCGTGCGCCAGCCGCTGCCCTACCTGTACGCCTGCGCCTTTATCGCCAACGCGGCCAGCTTCGTGCTGCCGATCTCCAACCCGGCCAACCTGGTGATCTTCGGCGAGCGCATGCCGCCGCTGGCCGGATGGCTGGCCAGCTTCGCCCTGCCGTCGCTGGCCGCGATCCTGGCCACGCTGGCGGCGCTGTGGTGGACCCAGCGCGCGGCGCTGGCCGAACCCATCGCCCATGACGTGCCGGTGCCGCCGCTGTCGCGGCAAGCGTGGCTGAGCGCGCTCGGCATCGTGCTGACGGGGCTGGTGCTGCTGGTGGCCTCGCTGCGCGGCAACGCGCTGGGCTGGCCCACCTGCGCCGCGGGCGTGGCCACGCTGCTGCTGGTTTGCGCTACCCGGCGCGAACTGCTGTGGCCGACGCTGCGCGAGGTGTCGTGGAGCGTGCTGCCGATGGTGGCCGGCCTGTTCGTGCTGGTGGCGGCGCTGGAGCAGACCGCGGTGATTCGCCATCTTGCCGACGCGGTCGCGGCGGCCTCGCGCGACGGCGGCGCGCTGGCACTGCTGGGCGTTGGCGCGGTGGTGGCGCTGGCGGGCAATGTCGTCAACAACCTCCCGGCCGGACTGATCGGGGCTTCGGCGCTGGCGGCGGGGCAAGCCTCGCACGCGGTCAGCGGCGCGGTATTGGTCGGCATCGACCTGGGCCCCAACCTCTCGGTCACCGGCTCGCTCGCCACGCTGCTGTGGCTTACTGCGCTGCGGCGCGAGGGGCATATGGTCAGCGCCGGCCAGTTCCTGCGCGTGGGCGCGGTGGTGATGCCGGCGGCCATGCTGCCGGCACTGGCGCTGCTGCTGCTTTAGGCGGTCGGCCTCAGCCGCTGGCGGGAACCTGCGCCGCGGGACTGCGCGGCGCCGGCGACAATGGCCGGCGCAGTCCGCCCGCGCCGTGGCGCACGGCACTGGCATGGTGTTCCGCGACACCGGTTTCCACCGGCGTGGCCGGTACCGGCACTGTCACCACATGGAGCAACATCAGGCTGCTGCACGGAAAGGCGATCGGCATGATGAGGTGGATCCCGACAAAGCGTCAGGCCGCGCTTGGCCGCGGCCGGGTGCCGGCAGCCTGCAATGGGCTGCCTGGGTGTTATGCGGACATTATGTGGGCTTGTCGGCGCCCTGCGTGGCGGGCTTGAGCGATGTCACGAACTCTTCATGGAAAGCCCTTTCGTTGTGGCGTATCCGGCCCACCGGGACCTCGTTTTCCTGCTACCGCGCGGGTTGTGAGGCCACGGCATCTGCCATATAGTGAATCCGGCACACACCCGCTGCGCAGCCATTCACGTCATCACCAACCCAATCCATGAACAGCAAGGACGCAGCGCACCGCGCAAAGGACAGCAACGCCGACGAAAGGGTCGGCGAAAAGGCCGGTCACGCCGCCGCCAGTGTCTCGGCCCGCATCCGCGCGCGGCTGGAAGCCGCGCAGGAGCGCTTCCACGCCAACGACAATATCGCCCGCTATATCGAGCCGGGTGAAATGGAGCAGCTTCAGGCCGAGGTTCAGGCCCGGCTGCAGGACGTGCTGCGGGCACTGGTGATCGACGTCGACAACGACCACAACACGCAGGAAACCGCGCGCCGCGTGGCCAAGATGTACCTGAAGGAAATTTTCGCCGGCCGCTATGCCAAGGCCCCGCCGGTGACGGAATTCCCCAACGTCGGCCAGCTCAATGAACTGATGATCGTGGGCCCGCTGCGCGTGCGCAGCGCCTGCTCGCACCACCTGTGCCCGATCATCGGCAAGCTGTGGATCGGGGTGATGCCGAACCAGCATTCCAACCTGATCGGGC
Encoded here:
- a CDS encoding arsenic transporter; this encodes MSSHSPLLIWSVAALTTAGVLFRPFRLPEAFWAAGGALLLCATGLMALPEAFAAVLRGYDVYLFLAGMMLISELARKTGLFDHVAALAVRLARGSAPRLFLLVYGFGTLVTAFMSNDATAVVLTPAVLAATRAARVRQPLPYLYACAFIANAASFVLPISNPANLVIFGERMPPLAGWLASFALPSLAAILATLAALWWTQRAALAEPIAHDVPVPPLSRQAWLSALGIVLTGLVLLVASLRGNALGWPTCAAGVATLLLVCATRRELLWPTLREVSWSVLPMVAGLFVLVAALEQTAVIRHLADAVAAASRDGGALALLGVGAVVALAGNVVNNLPAGLIGASALAAGQASHAVSGAVLVGIDLGPNLSVTGSLATLLWLTALRREGHMVSAGQFLRVGAVVMPAAMLPALALLLL
- the folE gene encoding GTP cyclohydrolase I; the protein is MNSKDAAHRAKDSNADERVGEKAGHAAASVSARIRARLEAAQERFHANDNIARYIEPGEMEQLQAEVQARLQDVLRALVIDVDNDHNTQETARRVAKMYLKEIFAGRYAKAPPVTEFPNVGQLNELMIVGPLRVRSACSHHLCPIIGKLWIGVMPNQHSNLIGLSKYARLAEWIMCRPQIQEEAVAQVADLLQEKMSPDGLAIVMEAEHFCMHWRGVRDTDAKMTNSVMRGSFLKDDSLRREFLTLLNNNRG